A single genomic interval of Polaribacter vadi harbors:
- a CDS encoding DUF5606 family protein, translating to MEFSKIISVTGKPGLFQVVSQSKNAIIVESLTDKKRLAINATQNVSMLENIAIYTYEEDMPLLEVFKAMAAKTEGKEAISHKESGKKLASFFEEVLPNYDAERVYSSNIKKVIQWFNLLIEAGFDFTQTDEVAAEENTEKES from the coding sequence ATGGAATTTAGTAAAATTATTTCAGTAACTGGTAAACCTGGTTTGTTTCAAGTAGTATCACAATCAAAAAATGCAATTATTGTAGAATCTTTAACAGATAAAAAAAGATTGGCAATTAATGCTACACAAAATGTGAGCATGTTAGAGAATATTGCAATTTACACCTATGAAGAAGATATGCCTTTGTTAGAGGTTTTTAAAGCAATGGCTGCAAAAACAGAAGGGAAAGAAGCAATTTCACACAAAGAAAGTGGGAAAAAATTAGCCTCTTTTTTCGAAGAAGTTTTACCAAATTACGATGCTGAAAGAGTGTATTCTTCTAACATTAAAAAAGTAATTCAGTGGTTTAATTTGTTGATTGAAGCAGGTTTCGATTTTACACAAACTGATGAAGTTGCTGCAGAAGAAAATACTGAAAAAGAGTCTTAA
- the mazG gene encoding nucleoside triphosphate pyrophosphohydrolase, which produces MNSRKEQLSAFNRLLDIMDDLREKCPWDKKQTLESLRHLTIEETYELADAILDNDLTEIKKELGDVLLHIVFYAKIGSEKKAFDIADIANSISDKLINRHPHIYGDVKVKDEAEVKRNWEQLKLKEGKTSVLEGVPKSLPAVVKASRIQEKVAGVGFDWEKPEQVWEKVQEELTELNEEIKAGNKENIEKEFGDVLFSMINYARFIGVNPENALEKTNKKFINRFQYLEKAAKKEGKELSDMSLTEMDVYWNESKKYFS; this is translated from the coding sequence ATGAACTCAAGAAAAGAACAACTTTCCGCATTTAATCGTTTGTTAGATATTATGGACGATCTTCGTGAGAAGTGTCCTTGGGATAAAAAACAAACATTAGAAAGTTTACGTCATTTAACAATTGAGGAGACTTATGAGTTGGCAGACGCAATTCTTGATAATGACTTGACAGAAATTAAAAAGGAATTAGGAGATGTTTTGTTACACATTGTTTTTTATGCAAAAATAGGAAGCGAAAAAAAAGCTTTTGATATTGCAGATATTGCCAATAGTATTTCTGATAAATTAATTAACAGACATCCTCATATTTATGGGGATGTTAAGGTTAAAGATGAAGCAGAAGTTAAACGAAACTGGGAGCAATTAAAACTAAAAGAAGGTAAAACTTCTGTATTAGAAGGTGTTCCAAAAAGTTTACCAGCAGTTGTAAAAGCAAGCAGAATTCAAGAAAAAGTTGCTGGAGTTGGTTTCGATTGGGAAAAACCAGAACAAGTTTGGGAAAAAGTACAAGAAGAACTTACAGAATTAAACGAAGAAATTAAAGCTGGAAATAAAGAAAACATCGAAAAAGAATTTGGAGATGTTTTATTTTCGATGATAAATTACGCACGTTTTATTGGCGTAAATCCTGAAAATGCTTTAGAAAAAACGAACAAAAAATTTATTAATAGATTCCAGTATTTAGAAAAAGCAGCCAAAAAAGAAGGGAAAGAACTTTCTGATATGTCTTTAACAGAAATGGATGTGTATTGGAATGAAAGTAAAAAGTACTTTTCTTAA
- a CDS encoding SDR family oxidoreductase, with the protein MSKVVLVTGASSGIGKAIATFLHEKGYQVYGTSRNPKNKENFAFNLIALDVLKVETIKNAVNFIINKEGRLDVLVNNAGMGITGPIEDTPTDEMRAVFNTNFFGAIDVLKAVLPQMRLQKSGTIINVTSIAGYMGLPFRGLYSASKGALEIVTEATNMEVKGFGINIVNVAPGDFATNIAEGRYHTPVFENSAYKENYKTNLDLMNSHVSEGMNPIEMAKTIYRIINTKNPKIHYKVGGFMEKFSIVLKRALPDKLYQKLLMNHYKL; encoded by the coding sequence ATGAGTAAAGTTGTTTTAGTTACAGGAGCTTCCTCTGGAATAGGAAAAGCAATCGCTACTTTTTTACACGAAAAAGGATACCAAGTTTATGGTACAAGCAGAAATCCTAAAAACAAAGAAAATTTTGCTTTTAACTTAATTGCTTTAGATGTTTTAAAAGTTGAAACTATTAAAAATGCAGTAAATTTTATTATCAACAAAGAAGGAAGGTTAGATGTTTTGGTAAACAATGCAGGAATGGGAATTACTGGACCCATTGAAGATACTCCAACAGATGAAATGAGAGCCGTTTTTAATACAAACTTTTTTGGTGCTATCGATGTTTTAAAAGCTGTTTTACCACAAATGCGTTTGCAGAAATCAGGAACAATTATTAATGTTACCTCTATTGCAGGATATATGGGATTACCTTTTAGAGGACTATATTCAGCTTCTAAAGGAGCTCTTGAAATTGTTACAGAAGCTACAAATATGGAAGTGAAAGGTTTTGGAATTAACATTGTAAATGTTGCTCCAGGAGATTTTGCAACCAATATTGCTGAAGGCAGATATCATACTCCAGTTTTTGAAAATTCGGCATACAAAGAGAATTATAAAACAAATTTAGATTTAATGAATTCTCATGTTAGTGAAGGGATGAATCCTATAGAAATGGCAAAAACTATTTATAGAATCATAAATACTAAAAACCCTAAAATACATTATAAAGTTGGTGGTTTTATGGAGAAATTTTCAATTGTTTTAAAACGAGCTTTACCTGATAAACTGTATCAAAAATTACTAATGAATCATTATAAACTTTAG
- the fsa gene encoding fructose-6-phosphate aldolase — translation MKFFIDTANLEQIKEAQALGILDGVTTNPSLMAKEGITGQTNIINHYKAICELVEGDVSAEVIATDFDGMVKEGEALAALNPQIVVKLPMIKDGIKACKYFSSKGIKTNVTLVFSAGQALLAAKAGATYVSPFIGRLDDISTDGLNLISEIRLIYDNYGFETQILAASVRHTMHIIDCAKLGSDVMTGPLSAIEGLLKHPLTDIGLAKFLADYQKGN, via the coding sequence ATGAAATTTTTTATTGACACAGCAAATTTAGAGCAAATAAAAGAAGCACAAGCTTTAGGAATTTTAGATGGTGTAACCACAAATCCATCTTTAATGGCAAAAGAAGGTATTACTGGGCAAACCAATATTATTAACCATTATAAAGCAATTTGTGAGTTGGTAGAAGGAGATGTTTCTGCAGAAGTTATTGCTACAGATTTTGATGGTATGGTTAAAGAAGGTGAAGCTTTGGCTGCTTTAAATCCGCAAATCGTTGTAAAACTACCAATGATAAAAGACGGAATTAAAGCCTGTAAATATTTTTCATCAAAAGGAATTAAAACCAACGTAACTTTAGTATTTTCTGCTGGGCAAGCATTATTGGCTGCAAAAGCAGGAGCAACGTATGTTTCGCCATTTATTGGTAGGTTAGATGATATTTCTACAGATGGTTTGAACCTAATTTCAGAAATTCGTTTAATTTACGATAATTACGGATTTGAAACGCAAATTTTAGCAGCTTCAGTTCGTCATACAATGCACATTATCGATTGCGCAAAATTAGGATCTGATGTTATGACTGGGCCTTTAAGTGCTATTGAAGGTTTGTTAAAACACCCTTTAACAGATATTGGTTTGGCTAAATTTTTAGCAGATTATCAAAAAGGGAATTAG
- the menD gene encoding 2-succinyl-5-enolpyruvyl-6-hydroxy-3-cyclohexene-1-carboxylic-acid synthase: MGKLKEASFFPKKELAQQVISACHQFNIGTVVISPGSRNAPLTIGFSNHPEIETLSIVDERCAAFFALGIAQQTQKPVAVLCTSGSALLNYYPAIAEAFYSNIPLVIISADRPKYLIDIGDGQTIRQENVFENHILFSANLIENEKFKTRNAQLIGEALQISVSQQGPVHINVPFDEPLYETVGELAHFNFPHISLSSLDNSHINYKSLAEIWNKANKKMLLIGVNYPDAELHKLMDLYSEDKSVILLTETTSNLHHEKAINAIDQLIFSLDDDEFKELQPDILITFGGLIVSKRIKKFLRTYQPKHHWNIDEKKAMNTFFCLTEFIQTKPVDFFSNFNNIISKKESDYQPKWLAIRNRRRVKHAEYLSQIKHSDLKVYEQIIESIPENCQLQSSNSAVIRYVQMFSVKDSISIFCNRGTSGIDGSTSTAIGAAFASKKQTVFITGDLSFFYDSNALWNKNIPANFRIILVNNSGGGIFKIIPGPGTTNAANYFETPHCLTAEHLCKMHEFEYQQASSTITVEKELKGFFETSEKPKILEIFTPSLENDTVLKDYFKYIK; this comes from the coding sequence TTGGGGAAATTAAAAGAGGCTTCCTTTTTTCCAAAAAAGGAACTTGCTCAACAAGTAATTTCAGCCTGTCATCAATTTAATATTGGTACAGTTGTAATTTCTCCTGGGTCAAGAAATGCGCCACTTACAATTGGGTTTTCTAATCATCCAGAAATAGAAACTTTAAGTATTGTAGACGAAAGATGTGCCGCTTTTTTTGCTTTAGGAATTGCACAACAAACGCAAAAACCAGTAGCAGTTTTATGTACTTCTGGATCAGCTTTGCTAAATTACTATCCTGCAATTGCAGAAGCTTTTTATAGCAATATTCCTTTAGTTATAATTTCTGCAGACAGACCAAAATATTTAATTGATATTGGAGATGGACAAACCATCAGACAAGAAAATGTTTTTGAAAATCATATTTTATTTTCGGCAAACTTAATTGAAAACGAAAAGTTTAAAACCAGAAATGCGCAATTAATAGGAGAGGCTTTGCAAATATCGGTTTCTCAACAAGGTCCAGTGCATATAAATGTGCCTTTTGACGAACCTCTGTACGAAACTGTTGGAGAATTAGCACATTTTAATTTTCCACATATTTCTTTGAGTTCTTTAGATAATTCTCATATCAACTATAAAAGTTTAGCAGAAATTTGGAACAAAGCCAATAAAAAAATGTTACTTATTGGCGTAAATTATCCAGATGCTGAACTCCATAAATTAATGGACTTATATTCAGAAGATAAATCTGTTATTTTATTAACGGAAACAACCTCAAATTTGCATCATGAAAAAGCCATTAATGCTATAGATCAATTAATTTTTTCTTTAGATGATGATGAGTTTAAGGAACTGCAACCAGATATTCTTATCACTTTTGGAGGTTTAATTGTTTCTAAAAGAATTAAAAAATTTTTAAGAACCTATCAACCAAAACATCATTGGAATATCGATGAGAAAAAAGCAATGAATACTTTTTTCTGTTTAACAGAGTTTATTCAAACAAAACCTGTAGATTTTTTCTCGAATTTTAATAATATCATTTCTAAAAAAGAAAGTGATTATCAACCAAAATGGTTAGCCATAAGAAATCGAAGAAGAGTAAAACATGCTGAATATTTATCACAAATAAAACATTCAGATTTAAAAGTTTATGAGCAAATTATAGAAAGCATACCAGAAAATTGCCAATTGCAATCAAGCAACAGTGCTGTTATTAGGTATGTACAAATGTTTAGTGTAAAAGATAGCATTAGTATTTTTTGCAACAGAGGTACAAGTGGTATTGATGGAAGCACAAGTACAGCAATTGGAGCAGCTTTTGCATCAAAAAAACAAACCGTTTTTATTACTGGAGATTTAAGTTTTTTCTATGATTCTAATGCACTTTGGAATAAAAATATTCCTGCTAATTTTAGAATTATTTTAGTGAATAATTCTGGTGGAGGAATTTTTAAAATTATTCCAGGACCAGGAACCACAAATGCTGCCAATTATTTTGAAACGCCACATTGTTTAACAGCAGAACATTTGTGTAAAATGCACGAATTCGAGTATCAACAGGCATCTTCGACAATAACCGTTGAAAAAGAATTAAAAGGATTTTTTGAAACATCAGAAAAACCAAAAATTTTAGAGATATTTACACCGAGTTTAGAAAATGACACAGTTTTAAAAGACTATTTTAAATATATAAAATAA
- a CDS encoding DNA-binding protein, whose amino-acid sequence MDLHEEEKENQDLENTAQEDFQQIEYDFKEGDKVSLVIENETALGYTVCINEEFDGLLFRSEVFQELEENMEVVGYIKNIREDGKVDVSLRPQGFRNVIDSDVDKVLNKLKNSKEGFLLLTDKSSPDSIRFHMKMSKKAFKKAVGNLYKQKLIVIKEDRIELVSNQQ is encoded by the coding sequence ATGGATTTACACGAAGAAGAAAAAGAGAATCAAGATTTAGAGAACACTGCACAAGAAGATTTTCAACAAATTGAATACGATTTTAAGGAAGGTGATAAAGTAAGTTTAGTTATCGAAAACGAAACAGCTTTAGGATACACAGTTTGCATTAATGAAGAATTTGATGGTTTGCTTTTTAGAAGTGAAGTTTTTCAAGAATTAGAAGAAAATATGGAAGTTGTGGGGTATATCAAAAACATCAGAGAAGATGGTAAGGTTGATGTTTCTTTACGTCCACAAGGTTTTAGAAATGTGATTGATTCTGATGTTGATAAGGTTTTAAACAAGCTAAAAAATAGCAAAGAAGGTTTTTTATTGTTAACGGATAAAAGTTCACCAGATTCTATTCGTTTTCATATGAAAATGAGTAAAAAAGCTTTTAAAAAAGCAGTTGGTAATTTGTACAAACAAAAGCTAATTGTAATTAAAGAAGACAGGATAGAATTAGTTAGTAATCAACAGTAG
- a CDS encoding 1,4-dihydroxy-2-naphthoyl-CoA synthase: MIQPEWKTAKEYEDITYKKCNGVARIAFNRPNVRNAFRPKTTKELYDAFYDAGEDVNIGVVLLSAEGPSTKDGIYSFCSGGDQKARGHQGYVGDDGYHRLNILEVQRLIRFMPKAVIAVVPGWAVGGGHSLHVVCDLTLASKENAIFKQTDADVTSFDGGYGSAYLAKMVGQKRAREIFFLGRNYSAQEAYEMGMVNAVIPHEELESTAYEWAQEILEKSPTSIKMLKFAMNLTDDGMVGQQVFAGEATRLAYMTDEAKEGRDAFLEKRKPNFPKKWIP, encoded by the coding sequence ATGATACAACCCGAATGGAAAACCGCTAAAGAATACGAAGACATTACCTATAAAAAATGTAATGGAGTTGCAAGAATAGCGTTTAACAGACCTAATGTTAGAAATGCTTTTAGACCAAAAACAACCAAAGAATTGTATGATGCTTTTTATGATGCAGGAGAAGATGTAAATATTGGTGTGGTTTTATTATCTGCAGAAGGACCAAGTACAAAAGATGGCATTTACTCTTTTTGCTCTGGAGGAGATCAAAAAGCAAGAGGACATCAAGGTTATGTTGGTGATGATGGGTATCACAGATTAAATATTTTAGAGGTTCAAAGGTTAATCAGATTTATGCCAAAAGCAGTAATTGCTGTGGTTCCTGGTTGGGCAGTTGGTGGAGGACATTCTTTGCATGTTGTTTGCGATTTAACATTAGCGAGTAAAGAAAATGCAATTTTTAAACAAACAGATGCAGATGTAACTTCTTTTGATGGTGGTTATGGATCAGCTTATTTAGCAAAAATGGTTGGGCAAAAAAGAGCTAGAGAAATTTTCTTTTTAGGAAGAAATTATTCTGCACAAGAGGCTTATGAAATGGGAATGGTAAATGCTGTAATTCCTCATGAGGAATTAGAAAGCACAGCTTATGAATGGGCACAGGAAATTTTAGAGAAAAGTCCAACATCTATAAAAATGCTAAAATTCGCCATGAATTTAACAGATGATGGCATGGTTGGACAACAAGTTTTTGCTGGTGAAGCAACACGTTTGGCTTATATGACAGATGAAGCAAAAGAAGGAAGAGATGCTTTTCTTGAAAAAAGAAAACCAAACTTTCCTAAAAAGTGGATACCATAG
- the purU gene encoding formyltetrahydrofolate deformylase has product MKSQIVTFLIKCPDQKGLVAKITSFFYDKGFNILSCQQYVNALENTYFMRIRLNADGTEISKSALEKDFLSLANPLEFTWSVNYGNETQNVAIMVSHTSHNLYDLLERSREGGLNCCVKMVISNHDKLRYVAEMFGIPFYHLPISKETKLQQEAQIRELLEANQIDLIIMARYMQVLSSGFINDYKERIINIHHSSLPAFQGANPYERAYQRGVKLIGATAHYATEDLDKGPIIDQDVKHVNHESTTKTLKRIGADTEKLVLARAVKYHLNNQIIVSGNRAIVFPETGE; this is encoded by the coding sequence ATGAAATCACAAATAGTAACTTTTTTAATAAAATGTCCAGATCAAAAAGGATTGGTGGCAAAAATTACCAGTTTTTTCTACGATAAAGGATTTAATATTTTAAGTTGTCAGCAATATGTAAATGCTTTAGAGAATACTTATTTTATGCGAATTCGTTTAAATGCTGATGGAACCGAAATTTCTAAATCAGCCTTAGAAAAGGATTTCTTATCCTTAGCAAATCCATTAGAGTTTACGTGGTCTGTAAATTATGGAAATGAAACACAAAATGTAGCTATTATGGTTTCACATACAAGTCATAATTTATATGATTTGTTAGAACGCTCTAGAGAAGGTGGTTTAAACTGTTGCGTAAAAATGGTTATCAGCAATCACGATAAATTGAGGTATGTTGCAGAAATGTTTGGAATACCTTTTTATCATTTGCCAATATCTAAAGAAACAAAATTACAGCAAGAAGCACAAATTAGAGAACTTTTAGAGGCCAATCAGATTGATTTAATTATTATGGCTAGATATATGCAAGTTTTGTCATCTGGTTTTATCAATGATTATAAAGAAAGAATTATCAATATTCATCATTCTTCTTTGCCAGCTTTTCAAGGTGCAAATCCTTATGAAAGAGCGTATCAAAGAGGTGTAAAGTTAATTGGAGCTACAGCACATTATGCAACAGAAGATTTAGATAAAGGACCAATTATAGATCAGGATGTAAAGCATGTAAATCACGAAAGTACTACCAAAACTTTAAAAAGAATTGGTGCAGATACAGAAAAATTGGTTTTGGCAAGAGCTGTTAAATATCATTTAAATAATCAAATTATTGTTTCTGGAAACAGAGCAATTGTATTTCCAGAAACTGGAGAATAG
- a CDS encoding fumarylacetoacetate hydrolase family protein, which yields MKIICIGRNYAKHIEELANEKPENPVVFLKPDSAILPRKNPFFIPPFSDDVHYEVEVLIKINKVGKHIDAKFAHKYYDEIGLGIDFTARDVQQQCKEKGLPWEKAKAFDGSAVVGEFYPKENFDLDTLKFQLFKNDELVQDGNTNAMLWKTDELIAYVSQYFTLKKGDIIFTGTPAGVGKVAENDTLKGMIEGKEAFNIRVK from the coding sequence ATGAAAATAATTTGTATTGGGCGCAATTACGCAAAACATATTGAGGAATTGGCAAATGAAAAACCAGAAAATCCTGTTGTTTTTTTAAAACCAGATTCTGCAATTTTACCGAGAAAAAATCCATTTTTTATTCCGCCTTTTTCTGATGATGTTCATTATGAAGTAGAGGTTTTAATAAAAATAAATAAAGTTGGTAAACATATTGATGCCAAGTTTGCGCATAAATATTATGATGAAATTGGTTTAGGAATCGATTTTACTGCAAGAGATGTACAGCAACAATGCAAAGAAAAAGGATTGCCTTGGGAAAAAGCAAAAGCTTTTGATGGTAGTGCAGTTGTTGGTGAGTTTTATCCGAAGGAAAACTTTGATTTAGATACTTTAAAGTTTCAGTTGTTTAAGAATGATGAATTAGTTCAGGATGGAAACACGAATGCAATGTTGTGGAAAACAGATGAATTAATTGCTTATGTTTCTCAATATTTCACCTTAAAAAAAGGCGATATCATTTTTACAGGAACTCCAGCAGGTGTTGGTAAAGTTGCAGAAAACGATACTTTAAAGGGAATGATTGAAGGTAAAGAAGCTTTTAATATTAGAGTAAAGTAA
- a CDS encoding competence/damage-inducible protein A produces MKAEIITIGDEILIGQIVDTNSQWIGTELNKIGVSVYQISSIQDDKQHILNALKEAQERVDIVIITGGLGPTKDDITKHTIAEYFNDTLALNEEVVHHIKDLFAKYNIPFSESNRLQGMVPTKATYLKNEYGTAPGMWFFENNTVFVSLPGVPSEMKGLMENEVLPKIRKEFQLPFIIHKTLITYGQGESVVAERIEDFENNLPNFIKLAYLPDFGSVRLRLSAKGNHKKILEDTLQEKIDELYQLIPDIISGFDDGGKIEDRIGILLKENGKTVSTAESLTGGKIAATLVSVAGSSTYYKGSIISYAAETKINLLGVSSKTIKKHSVVSKEVAVEMAKGAKEKLKTNYAIAVTGNAGPSTDNTDKSVGVVFIAIATDSAVFVEEFNFGKPRGRVIDKTVNKSLQLLLKEILKN; encoded by the coding sequence ATGAAAGCAGAAATTATAACTATTGGAGACGAAATTTTAATCGGACAAATTGTAGACACAAACTCACAATGGATAGGAACTGAATTAAATAAAATTGGAGTTTCTGTGTATCAGATTTCTTCTATTCAAGATGATAAGCAACATATTTTAAATGCACTAAAGGAAGCACAAGAAAGAGTAGATATTGTTATTATTACAGGAGGTTTAGGACCTACAAAAGACGATATTACAAAACACACAATTGCAGAATACTTTAATGACACCTTAGCTCTAAATGAAGAAGTTGTGCATCATATTAAAGACTTATTTGCAAAATACAATATTCCTTTTAGTGAATCAAATAGATTGCAAGGAATGGTGCCTACAAAAGCTACGTATTTAAAAAACGAATATGGTACAGCCCCAGGTATGTGGTTTTTCGAAAATAATACTGTTTTTGTTTCTTTACCTGGAGTTCCTTCAGAAATGAAAGGTTTGATGGAAAATGAAGTGTTACCCAAAATAAGAAAAGAGTTTCAATTGCCTTTTATTATCCATAAAACGTTAATCACTTATGGACAAGGAGAAAGTGTAGTTGCAGAAAGAATTGAAGACTTTGAAAATAATTTACCAAATTTTATAAAATTAGCTTATTTACCAGATTTTGGTAGTGTTCGTTTACGTTTATCAGCCAAAGGCAATCATAAAAAAATATTAGAAGATACACTTCAAGAAAAAATTGACGAACTATATCAACTAATTCCAGATATAATTTCTGGTTTTGATGATGGAGGAAAAATCGAAGACAGAATTGGCATCCTATTAAAAGAAAATGGAAAAACAGTGTCCACAGCAGAAAGTTTAACTGGAGGAAAAATTGCGGCGACTTTAGTTTCTGTGGCAGGTTCATCAACCTATTATAAAGGAAGTATTATTTCATATGCTGCAGAAACAAAAATTAATTTGTTGGGAGTTTCATCAAAAACCATCAAAAAACACTCAGTTGTTAGTAAAGAAGTAGCTGTAGAAATGGCAAAAGGAGCCAAAGAAAAATTAAAAACAAACTATGCAATTGCAGTTACAGGAAATGCTGGGCCATCAACAGACAATACAGATAAAAGTGTTGGAGTTGTGTTTATAGCAATAGCAACAGATTCAGCTGTTTTTGTAGAAGAATTTAACTTCGGAAAACCTCGAGGAAGAGTCATCGATAAAACCGTAAATAAATCTTTACAGTTATTATTGAAAGAAATATTAAAAAATTAA
- the rpmB gene encoding 50S ribosomal protein L28 produces MSRVCELTGKKAMVGNNVSKALNRTKRTFDANLMTKRFYIPEEDKWITLKVSASALKNINKLGVSAVIKEARANGFLTK; encoded by the coding sequence ATGTCTAGAGTTTGTGAATTAACAGGGAAAAAAGCAATGGTTGGAAACAATGTTTCTAAAGCATTAAATAGAACAAAAAGAACATTTGACGCTAATTTAATGACCAAGCGTTTTTATATTCCAGAAGAAGATAAATGGATTACTTTAAAAGTATCTGCATCTGCTTTAAAAAACATTAATAAATTAGGAGTTTCTGCAGTAATTAAAGAAGCTAGAGCAAACGGATTTTTAACAAAATAA
- the rpmG gene encoding 50S ribosomal protein L33, translating into MAKKGNRVQVILECTEHKASGERGTSRYITTKNKKNTPDRMEIKKFNPILKKMTVHKEIK; encoded by the coding sequence ATGGCAAAAAAAGGAAACAGAGTTCAGGTAATCTTAGAATGTACAGAGCATAAAGCTTCTGGAGAAAGAGGTACTTCTAGATATATTACTACAAAGAACAAAAAGAACACTCCAGATAGAATGGAAATTAAAAAATTCAATCCTATCTTAAAGAAAATGACTGTTCACAAAGAAATTAAATAA
- a CDS encoding DUF4295 domain-containing protein encodes MAKKTVASLQTSSKRLSKAIKMVKSPKSGAYTFVESIMDPANVDAFLADK; translated from the coding sequence ATGGCAAAAAAGACAGTAGCATCGTTACAAACATCTTCAAAAAGATTAAGTAAAGCAATAAAAATGGTAAAATCTCCAAAATCAGGAGCTTATACATTCGTAGAATCTATTATGGATCCTGCAAACGTAGATGCATTTTTAGCAGACAAATAA
- the ftsY gene encoding signal recognition particle-docking protein FtsY, producing the protein MSFFKNIFSKEKKETLDKGLEKSKESFFGKLSKAVAGKSKVDDDVLDNLEEVLVASDVGVNTTLKIITRIEERVAQDKYVGTDELNTILREEIAGLLSETNKGNETEFTIPTLPKTSEGKKTPYVLMVVGVNGVGKTTTIGKLASQFKKQGLKVVLGAADTFRAAAIDQLQVWADRTGVPIIRQEMGSDPASVAFDTLTSAVKQDADVVIIDTAGRLHNKVNLMNELTKIKRVMQKVVDNSPHDVLLVLDGSTGQNAFEQAKQFTLATEVTSLAVTKLDGTAKGGVVIGISDQFKIPVKYIGVGEGIDDLQVFNKVEFVDSFFK; encoded by the coding sequence ATGAGTTTTTTCAAAAATATATTTTCGAAAGAAAAAAAGGAAACATTAGATAAAGGTTTAGAGAAATCTAAAGAAAGTTTTTTCGGTAAATTATCAAAAGCAGTTGCAGGAAAATCTAAAGTAGATGATGATGTTTTAGATAATTTAGAAGAGGTTTTAGTAGCTTCTGATGTTGGTGTAAACACAACCTTAAAAATTATAACAAGAATCGAAGAACGAGTTGCCCAAGATAAATATGTGGGTACAGACGAATTAAACACAATTCTTCGTGAAGAAATAGCAGGACTTTTATCTGAAACTAATAAAGGGAATGAAACTGAATTTACAATTCCGACTTTACCAAAAACAAGCGAAGGTAAAAAAACACCTTATGTTTTAATGGTTGTTGGTGTAAATGGTGTTGGTAAAACAACAACTATTGGTAAGTTAGCTAGTCAGTTTAAAAAACAAGGATTAAAAGTAGTTTTAGGAGCAGCAGATACTTTTAGAGCTGCAGCAATAGATCAATTACAAGTTTGGGCAGACAGAACAGGTGTACCAATTATTCGTCAAGAAATGGGTTCTGATCCAGCTTCTGTAGCTTTTGACACGTTAACATCAGCAGTAAAACAAGATGCAGACGTTGTAATTATAGATACAGCTGGTCGTTTACATAACAAAGTAAACTTAATGAACGAGTTGACAAAAATAAAACGCGTAATGCAAAAAGTGGTCGATAATTCACCTCATGATGTTTTATTAGTTTTAGATGGTTCTACAGGACAAAATGCTTTTGAACAAGCAAAACAATTTACGTTAGCAACAGAAGTTACTTCTTTGGCAGTTACAAAATTAGATGGAACTGCAAAAGGTGGTGTTGTTATTGGTATTTCAGATCAATTTAAGATTCCAGTAAAATATATTGGAGTAGGAGAAGGTATTGACGATTTACAAGTCTTTAATAAAGTGGAGTTTGTAGATTCTTTTTTTAAATAG